Proteins encoded in a region of the Anopheles aquasalis chromosome 2, idAnoAquaMG_Q_19, whole genome shotgun sequence genome:
- the LOC126572689 gene encoding neuronal acetylcholine receptor subunit alpha-7-like, producing MKKILIIVIKMIKMISKIIMLNRYHNFQCYKQLRIYKWIIVLMLLANTSILCMAGYNEKRLLHDLLDSYNILERPVVNESDPLQLSFGLTLMQIIDVDEKNQLLVTNIWLKLEWNDMNLRWNTSEYGGVRDLRIPPHRIWKPDVLMYNSADEGFDGTYPTNVVVRNNGSCLYVPPGIFKSTCKIDITWFPFDDQRCEMKFGSWTYDGFQLDLQLQDEAGGDVSSFVTNGEWDLLGVPGKRNEIYYNCCPEPYIDITFAIIIRRRTLYYFFNLIVPCVLIASMALLGFTLPPDSGEKLSLGVTILLSLTVFLNMVAETMPATSDAVPLLGTYFNCIMFMVASSVVSTILILNYHHRNADTHEMSDWVRVIFLYWLPCILRMSRPGRDLSMEYPPTPTSDSSERKAHIQDVELKERSSKSLLANVLDIDDDFRHNCRPLTPGGTLPHNPTYFRTVYSSDDGSIGPIGTNRMPDAIAPPHTCFTSSADYELALILKEIRFITDQIRKEDEESDIAKDWKFAAMVVDRLCLIIFTFFTIVATIAVLFSAPHIIVS from the exons TGTGTATGGCCGGGTACAACGAGAAGCGACTGCTGCACGATCTGCTCGACTCGTACAACATCCTGGAGCGGCCGGTGGTGAACGAATCGGACCCACTTCAGCTGAGCTTTGGTTTAACGCTGATGCAAATCATTGACGTG gaTGAAAAGAATCAGCTGCTCGTGACGAACATTTGGCTAAAGCTC GAATGGAATGATATGAATTTGAGGTGGAACACATCGGAGTATGGTGGTGTGCGGGATCTACGGATACCACCGCATCGGATATGGAAACCAGATGTTTTGATGTACAACAG tGCTGATGAAGGCTTTGATGGCACATACCCGACTAACGTAGTCGTACGCAATAATGGTTCTTGTTTGTATGTGCCACCAGGAATCTTCAAATCAACATGTAAAATAGATATAACGTGGTTTCCATTTGACGATCAAAgatgtgaaatgaaatttggtAGTTGGACATATGATGGTTTCCAG TTAGACTTACAGTTGCAGGATGAAGCAGGTGGAGATGTCAGTAGTTTCGTGACGAATGGTGAATGGGATCTTCTAG GTGTTCCCGGCAAGCGTAACGAAATCTACTACAACTGCTGTCCAGAGCCTTACATCGACATCaccttcgccatcatcatccggaggCGCACGCTGTactattttttcaatttgatcGTGCCGTGCGTGCTGATTGCGTCGATGGCACTGCTCGGCTTCACGCTGCCGCCGGACTCGGGAGAAAAGTTATCATTAG GCGTAACAATTTTATTATCATTGACTGTATTTTTAAATATGGTTGCTGAAACAATGCCAGCCACATCGGATGCTGTTCCACTTTTAG GCACATATTTTAACTGCATCATGTTTATGGTTGCATCATCCGTTGTTTCGAccattttaattttgaattatCATCATAGAAATGCGGACACTCACGAAATGTCTGATTGG gtTAGGGTCATATTTTTATACTGGTTGCCATGTATTTTAAGAATGAGTCGACCCGGTAGAGACTTATCGATGGAATATCCACCAACGCCAACATCGGACAGTTCCGAGCGGAAAGCGCACATCCAGGACGTCGAATTGAAGGAGCG ATCATCGAAGTCCTTACTAGCGAACGTATTAGATATAGACGATGACTTTCGTCACAACTGTAGACCATTAACCCCCGGAGGTACACTGCCACATAATCCAACATACTTCAGGACTGTTTATAG CAGCGATGATGGTAGCATCGGACCGATCGGAACCAATCGAATGCCAGATGCGATAGCGCCACCACACACGTGTTTCACATCGTCTGCCGATTACGAACTAGCTTTAATATTGAAAGAGATACGTTTTATCACCGACCAG ATTcgaaaagaagacgaagaaagcgATATTGCGAAGGATTGGAAGTTTGCAGCAATGGTAGTTGATAGATTGTGCCTTATTATTTTCACGTTTTTCACAATAGTGGCAACCATAGCTGTTCTATTTTCGGCTCCGCACATCATCGTTTCGTAG